The region TCCCCGGGCTCGGGCGCTTCCGCACCAACATCTTCCAGCAGCGGGGCACGCTCGGGATGGCCTTCCGCGCCATCCCCGTCGACGTGCCCACGCTCGACACCCTGGAGCTGCCCAAGGTGCTCGAGGAGCTCGCGCTCATGCCGCGCGGGCTGGTGCTGGTGACCGGGGTGACGGGGTCGGGGAAGTCCACCACGCTGGCCGCGCTCATCCGCCACCTGAACGAGCGGCGGGCGGTGAACGTGGTCACCATCGAGGACCCGATCGAGTTCCTGCACCGCGACGTGCAGTCGATCATCTCGCAGCGCGAGGTGGGGGCCGACACGCTCAGCTTCCACGACGCGCTCCGGCACGTGCTGCGGCAGGACCCCGACGTGATCATGCTGGGCGAGATCCGCGACCGGCCCTCGATGGAGACGGTGCTGAAGGCGGCCGACACCGGCCACATGGTGCTCTCCACGCTGCACACCACCGACGCGGCGCAGACCATCAACCGCATCATCTCGTTCTTCCCGCCCCACCAGCACGACGAGATCCGCGCCGTGCTGGCCAACGCGCTGAAGGCGATCGTCTCGCTCCGGCTGATCCCCCGCGCCGACCGGCCGGGGCGCGTCCCCGCGGCCGAGGTGCTGGTGAACACCGCCACCATCTCGGAGCTGATCCGCAAGGGCACCGAGCTGCACACCATCCCCGACCACATCGCCGAGGGGAAGGTGAGCTACGGGATGCAGACCTTCGACCAGAGCCTGCTGGAGCTGTACGGCAAGGGGTGGATCTCGTACGAGTGGGCGATGCACTACGCGTCGAACCCCAGCGAGTTCGCGCTGCGCGTCTCGGGCGTCTCGCCCGGCGAGCAGGAGCTCTGGGCCGGGGCGCCCGAGTCCCCCCGGAAGACGGCCTAGGGAGACAGTGTTCCGCAAAGTCCTGATCGCCAACCGCGGCGAGATCGCGCTGCGGGTCATCCGCGCCTGCCGCGAGCTGGGGATCCGCACGGTGGCCGTGTACTCCGAGGCCGACCGCGAGAGCCTGCACGTGCGCTTCGCCGACGAGGACGTCTGCATCGGCCCGCCGCCGGCGCGCGAGAGCTACCTGAACATCCCGCGCATCCTGGCCGCGGCCGAGATCACCGGCGCCGACGCCATCCACCCCGGCTACGGCTTCCTGGCCGAGAACGCCGAGTTCTCGGAGATCTGCGAGGTGAGCGGGCTCACCTTCATCGGCCCCACGCCGCAGCAGATCCGGGTGATGGGCGACAAGGCCACCGCCCGGCGCACCATGCGCGAGAACGGGGTGCCGATCGTCCCCGGCACCGACGCCATCGCCGACCCCGACGAGGCGCTGGCCGAGGCGCGCCAGATCGGCTTCCCGGTGCTGATCAAGGCCTCGGCCGGCGGGGGCGGCAAGGGAATGCGCGTGGCGGCTACGCCCGAGGAGTTCGAGCGCCAGTACTCGATGGCGCGCAACGAGGCGGCGGCCGCCTTCGGCGACGACTCGGTCTACATCGAGAAGTACCTGGCCCGGCCGCGCCACATCGAGTTCCAGATCCTGGGCGACAGCCACGGCCGGGTGGTGCACCTGGGCGAGCGCGACTGCTCGATCCAGCGCCGCCACCAGAAGCTGATCGAGGAGGCGCCCAGCCCCGCCCTCACCCCGGAGCTGCGCCACGAGATGGGCGAGGCGGCGGTGCGCGGCGCGGCGGCGATCCAGTACGTGGGCGCGGGAACCATCGAGATGCTGCTGAACGAGGACAAATCGTTCTACTTCATGGAGATGAACACCCGCATCCAGGTGGAGCACCCGGTCACCGAGATGTGCACGGGGTTCGACCTGGTGAAGGAGCAGGTGCGGGCGGCCGCGGGGCTGCCGCTCTCCATCCCCGAGTGGGAGATCGTGCTGCGCGGCCACGCCATCGAGTGCCGCATCAACGCCGAGGACCCGGCGCGGAGCTTCGCGCCCTCGCCGGGGACGGTGACCACGTTCCACCTCCCCGGCGGCCCCGGGGTGCGGGTCGACACGCACGTCTACGCCGGCTACCGGGTGCCGCAGCACTACGACAGCCTCCTGGCCAAGCTGATCGTGCACGCCTCCACCCGCGAGGAGGCGATCGCGCGGATGAAGCGCTCGCTGGCCGAGACGGTGATCGAGGGGGTGCACACCACCGTGCCCTTCCTGCAGGCGGTGATGGACCACCCCGACTTCGTGGCCGGCGAGGTGGACACCAAGTTCCTGGAGCGCTACGTGGCCGAACGGGCGGGTGCCTGAATGAAGCTGGACATCCTGCTCACCCCCGGCGAGCTCCTGCCGGGCGACATCGCCGAGCGCACCGTGGTGGTGATCGACGTGCTGCGCGCCTCCAGCACCATCGTGGAGGCGCTGGGCGCGGGCGCCCGCACGCTGTACCCGGTGGCGTCGGTCGAGGAGGCGCTCCGGCTGGCCAACACGCTGGGCCGCGAGGAGGTGCTCCTCTGCGGCGAGCGCAAGGCGCTGCCGATCGACGGGTTCGACCTGGGGAACAGCCCGCGCGAGTTCACGGCCGGGAAGGTGGCGGGGAAGACGCTGGTGATGAGCACCACCAACGGCACCGTCGCCCTGACGGCCGCGGCCGCCGCGAAGCGGGTGGTGATCGGCTCGTTCCTCAACCTCTCGGCGGTGGTGGCGGACCTGGCGCGGCCGAAGGTGGAGCCGGTGCTGGTGTGCGCGGGGCGCGAGGGGAAGTTCGGCCTGGAGGACGCCGTCTGCGCGGGGCGGATCGCCGCGGCGGTGATGGCCCGGCGCAAGCGCGAGCGGTGGGAGCTGAACGACGGCGCGCACGCCGCCGTGGCGCTGGGCGAGCAGTTCGCCGACCTGGAGGCGCTCCTGGCGAAGACGGCGGCCGGGAGGCAGATCGTGGAGGCGGGGCTGGAGGAGGACCTCCCCTTCTGCGCCCGGGCCGACCTCCACGACATCGTCCCGGTCTTCCACGACCGCCAGGTCACGCTCGCCACCCCGCCGGCCGCCGCGGCGCCGGAACCTGCCGAGGCCGAGCCCGTCGAGACCTGAGCGCGCGCATCGTCAGGGTTCGCCCTTCCAAACGCAGGGAGACTCCGATGGTGTTCGCGCTGATCGCGATCCTCGCCGCCGGACTGTTCGCCGGGGCTTCCCTCTACATCAACCTGGTGGAGCACCCCGCGCGCGTCGAATGCGGCACCGAGCTCGCCGTGAAGGAGTTCGCGCCGAGCTACCGCCGGGCCACCGTCATGCAGGCCGGCCTGGCCGCCCTGGGCCTCCTCAGCGGAATCGCGGCGTGGCTGCGCCTGGGGCACGCGGCCTTGCTGATCGGTGGAATCCTCCTGGGGGCGGTGATCCCGTTCACGTTCGTGGCGATCCTGCCGACCAACAAGCGGCTCCTCGATCCCGGGGTGACGTGGGATCTGGAGACCGCGGCGAGACTCCTGTCGCGCTGGCAGCGGCTCCACGCGGTCCGGACGGTCCTCAGCCTGGCGGCGTTCGGCCTCCTCACCTGGTGCATGCTCGCTGTCTGATACCC is a window of Longimicrobium sp. DNA encoding:
- a CDS encoding type IV pilus twitching motility protein PilT, yielding MSDTATEAAAQKAGGREFNLRDALEELVRKGGSDLHLKVGRSPVIRVNGELHETGLAQLKPEDLKKASDQLLKPKQREHFDEHKEIDFAVGVPGLGRFRTNIFQQRGTLGMAFRAIPVDVPTLDTLELPKVLEELALMPRGLVLVTGVTGSGKSTTLAALIRHLNERRAVNVVTIEDPIEFLHRDVQSIISQREVGADTLSFHDALRHVLRQDPDVIMLGEIRDRPSMETVLKAADTGHMVLSTLHTTDAAQTINRIISFFPPHQHDEIRAVLANALKAIVSLRLIPRADRPGRVPAAEVLVNTATISELIRKGTELHTIPDHIAEGKVSYGMQTFDQSLLELYGKGWISYEWAMHYASNPSEFALRVSGVSPGEQELWAGAPESPRKTA
- the accC gene encoding acetyl-CoA carboxylase biotin carboxylase subunit, giving the protein MFRKVLIANRGEIALRVIRACRELGIRTVAVYSEADRESLHVRFADEDVCIGPPPARESYLNIPRILAAAEITGADAIHPGYGFLAENAEFSEICEVSGLTFIGPTPQQIRVMGDKATARRTMRENGVPIVPGTDAIADPDEALAEARQIGFPVLIKASAGGGGKGMRVAATPEEFERQYSMARNEAAAAFGDDSVYIEKYLARPRHIEFQILGDSHGRVVHLGERDCSIQRRHQKLIEEAPSPALTPELRHEMGEAAVRGAAAIQYVGAGTIEMLLNEDKSFYFMEMNTRIQVEHPVTEMCTGFDLVKEQVRAAAGLPLSIPEWEIVLRGHAIECRINAEDPARSFAPSPGTVTTFHLPGGPGVRVDTHVYAGYRVPQHYDSLLAKLIVHASTREEAIARMKRSLAETVIEGVHTTVPFLQAVMDHPDFVAGEVDTKFLERYVAERAGA
- a CDS encoding 2-phosphosulfolactate phosphatase — protein: MKLDILLTPGELLPGDIAERTVVVIDVLRASSTIVEALGAGARTLYPVASVEEALRLANTLGREEVLLCGERKALPIDGFDLGNSPREFTAGKVAGKTLVMSTTNGTVALTAAAAAKRVVIGSFLNLSAVVADLARPKVEPVLVCAGREGKFGLEDAVCAGRIAAAVMARRKRERWELNDGAHAAVALGEQFADLEALLAKTAAGRQIVEAGLEEDLPFCARADLHDIVPVFHDRQVTLATPPAAAAPEPAEAEPVET
- a CDS encoding DUF1772 domain-containing protein, which produces MVFALIAILAAGLFAGASLYINLVEHPARVECGTELAVKEFAPSYRRATVMQAGLAALGLLSGIAAWLRLGHAALLIGGILLGAVIPFTFVAILPTNKRLLDPGVTWDLETAARLLSRWQRLHAVRTVLSLAAFGLLTWCMLAV